The following are from one region of the Streptomyces fradiae genome:
- a CDS encoding ABC transporter substrate-binding protein, with product MKSRSAVTAACTVLAASTLLTACGGVTPQAAGSAASTETYDRIASAAPDRQRAEAEKAAKSEGGTLSLYTSMTADIVGPITKAFQKDTGVKVEVFRGNSETVLQRISQESQARRAGADVVETNFAEMDALSKEGILAKFDGASRDRLNETGRFPDWSATRLNIFHPAWNTDLIKPGQEPKSWEDLAKPEYKGKITLEISDSDWYANVTTYWLQHGKSQAEVDELWKKIAANSKAAKGHTTMMQFLTAGQTAMEAMNYTYITERAKEQGAPVAYRDASGRSTVPAFPRPNGVGLIKGAAHPGAAWLFYDWMLNEGQQVIVDLHLSPSTKVPGDKSLDGLTLAPFAIDALTDKKADWDAKYDALLRGADNMEK from the coding sequence ATGAAGAGCCGTTCAGCAGTAACCGCCGCGTGCACCGTCCTGGCGGCCTCGACCCTGCTCACCGCCTGCGGAGGTGTCACCCCCCAGGCGGCCGGCAGTGCGGCGTCCACCGAGACGTACGACAGGATCGCCTCGGCCGCCCCCGACCGGCAGCGCGCCGAGGCCGAGAAGGCGGCGAAGTCCGAGGGCGGCACCCTGTCCCTCTACACCTCGATGACGGCCGACATCGTCGGCCCCATCACCAAGGCGTTCCAGAAGGACACCGGCGTCAAGGTCGAGGTCTTCCGCGGCAACTCCGAGACGGTCCTGCAGCGCATCTCCCAGGAGTCGCAGGCCCGCCGGGCCGGCGCCGACGTCGTGGAGACCAACTTCGCCGAGATGGACGCCCTGTCCAAGGAGGGCATCCTCGCGAAGTTCGACGGCGCCTCGCGCGACAGGCTGAACGAGACCGGCCGGTTCCCGGACTGGAGCGCCACCCGGCTCAACATCTTCCACCCCGCGTGGAACACCGATCTGATCAAGCCCGGCCAGGAGCCGAAGAGTTGGGAGGACCTGGCCAAGCCCGAGTACAAGGGCAAGATCACCCTGGAGATCAGCGACTCCGACTGGTACGCCAACGTCACCACGTACTGGCTCCAACACGGCAAGTCGCAGGCCGAGGTCGACGAGCTGTGGAAGAAGATCGCGGCCAACTCCAAGGCCGCCAAGGGCCACACCACGATGATGCAGTTCCTCACCGCCGGGCAGACCGCCATGGAGGCGATGAACTACACGTACATCACCGAGCGCGCCAAGGAACAGGGCGCCCCCGTCGCCTACCGCGACGCGAGCGGCAGGTCCACCGTTCCGGCCTTCCCGCGGCCCAACGGCGTCGGCCTGATCAAGGGCGCCGCGCACCCCGGCGCCGCCTGGCTGTTCTACGACTGGATGCTCAACGAGGGCCAGCAGGTGATCGTCGACCTGCATCTGTCCCCCTCCACCAAGGTCCCCGGCGACAAGAGCCTGGACGGCCTCACCCTGGCCCCCTTCGCCATCGACGCGCTCACCGACAAGAAGGCCGACTGGGACGCGAAGTACGACGCGCTGCTGCGCGGCGCCGACAACATGGAGAAGTAG
- a CDS encoding ABC transporter substrate-binding protein, producing MHHRTLPAALLASGLLLAACGTPVTSGTAADSASSEESAAYAPYDGLTGSDRTGKLLAAAKKEGGVLDLYTSNTDIQELVDGFEKAYPGIKVRAFRANSETVLQRILQEHGARRTNNDVVDTNDIELRALQDQHVLYEYRGPALQGLKPEATKPDGWTAERFNAFVVGWNTEVVPAGQEPKAFADLADPKWKGKVSVEIGDWDWYMAMSTYLTDKKGWSQQKVDDVFRGIAGNARLTKGHTVQGEMLSAGQFGIAASVYSHTLDKAVAKGAPVAWRPSVEPVILRPNGLALMKEPKHPATALLWTDWVLTAGQRIIADSQRIPAAKDVPGYQDPIPPGTEVYSLDKSEASDNQKWNSAYDALLRGVPTSD from the coding sequence ATGCATCACCGAACCCTCCCGGCCGCACTCCTGGCCTCCGGCCTCCTGCTGGCCGCCTGCGGCACCCCCGTCACCTCCGGCACCGCCGCGGACTCCGCCTCGTCCGAGGAGTCCGCCGCCTACGCCCCGTACGACGGCCTCACCGGCTCGGACCGGACCGGGAAACTCCTCGCCGCGGCCAAGAAGGAGGGTGGGGTCCTCGACCTCTACACCTCCAACACCGACATCCAGGAACTGGTCGACGGCTTCGAGAAGGCCTACCCGGGCATCAAGGTCCGCGCCTTCCGCGCCAACTCCGAGACCGTCCTGCAGCGCATCCTGCAGGAGCACGGCGCCCGCCGGACGAACAACGACGTCGTCGACACCAACGACATCGAGCTGCGCGCCCTCCAGGACCAGCACGTCCTGTACGAGTACCGGGGCCCCGCCCTCCAGGGCCTCAAGCCCGAGGCGACCAAGCCCGACGGCTGGACCGCCGAGCGTTTCAACGCCTTCGTCGTCGGCTGGAACACCGAAGTGGTCCCGGCCGGCCAGGAGCCGAAGGCCTTCGCCGACCTCGCCGACCCCAAGTGGAAGGGCAAGGTGTCGGTCGAGATCGGCGACTGGGACTGGTACATGGCCATGTCCACGTACCTCACCGACAAGAAGGGCTGGTCCCAGCAGAAGGTCGACGACGTCTTCCGCGGGATCGCCGGGAACGCCCGGCTCACCAAGGGCCACACCGTCCAGGGCGAGATGCTGAGCGCCGGCCAGTTCGGCATCGCCGCCTCCGTCTACAGCCACACCCTGGACAAGGCGGTGGCGAAGGGAGCCCCGGTCGCCTGGCGGCCCTCGGTCGAACCGGTGATCCTGCGGCCCAACGGCCTGGCCCTGATGAAGGAGCCGAAGCACCCCGCCACCGCCCTGCTGTGGACGGACTGGGTGCTCACCGCGGGCCAGCGGATCATCGCCGACTCCCAACGGATCCCCGCGGCCAAGGACGTCCCCGGCTACCAGGATCCGATCCCGCCCGGCACCGAGGTCTACAGCCTCGACAAGTCCGAGGCCTCCGACAACCAGAAGTGGAACTCCGCCTACGACGCCCTGCTCCGCGGCGTCCCCACGTCCGACTGA
- a CDS encoding ethanolamine ammonia-lyase reactivating factor EutA, producing MVHTHTHAHAHADPPPRTVHAAHVPAHTHDHDDEPLGPIEDNPIWQQDNVTLHSVGIDIGSSGTQVLFSRLRLRRIGEELTSRYHVVSRETRYLSPVALTPYTSGEHIDAVRLGEIVDEAYGKAGVTPDAIDTGVVILTGEALRRHNAEAIAGVLAERGGRLVTATAGHHMEAQLAAYGSGAARRSYERRQRLLVVDIGGGTTKLAVVEGGRVLSTAAVHIGGRLQVTDEDGRIVRLEPAGRHHAARAGLDWRLGDPARPAELDRVAEAMAGALVDVLRGAPGCEDGLYLTRRLGDPGPLDGVLFSGGVAEYVYGREQRDFGDLGRRLGHAVRRRLDAGELPWPLLPAGECIRATALGASEYSVQLSGNTGCVSDPDALLPRRDLPVVRPHCPLGDTVDARAVADAVRQALDERGAEGDVALAVEWSGLPEYGRLLALATGIRDGLAARIAAGRPVYVVLDGDVAMTLGRLLREELGVTSEVLVVDGLSLHDFDHIDLGRVRHPSRTVPVTIKSLVFGTDGAADTADTADTAGTAGTDKGPVTLPTYG from the coding sequence GTGGTGCACACCCACACCCACGCCCACGCCCACGCCGACCCTCCCCCGCGCACCGTCCACGCCGCGCACGTGCCCGCGCACACCCACGACCACGACGACGAGCCGCTCGGCCCGATCGAGGACAACCCGATCTGGCAGCAGGACAACGTCACCCTGCACAGCGTGGGCATCGACATCGGCTCCTCCGGCACCCAGGTGCTGTTCTCCCGGCTCCGGCTGCGGCGCATCGGCGAGGAGCTGACCAGCCGCTATCACGTCGTCTCCCGGGAGACGCGCTATCTGTCGCCGGTCGCCCTGACCCCGTACACGAGCGGCGAGCACATCGACGCCGTCCGGCTCGGCGAGATCGTCGACGAGGCGTACGGGAAGGCAGGGGTCACCCCGGACGCGATCGACACCGGGGTCGTCATCCTCACCGGTGAGGCGCTGCGGCGGCACAACGCGGAGGCGATCGCCGGCGTCCTGGCCGAGCGCGGCGGCCGGCTCGTGACCGCCACCGCGGGCCACCACATGGAGGCCCAGCTGGCGGCCTACGGCTCCGGCGCCGCCCGCCGCTCCTACGAGCGGCGGCAACGGCTCCTGGTCGTGGACATCGGCGGCGGCACCACCAAGCTCGCCGTGGTCGAGGGCGGACGGGTGCTCTCGACCGCGGCGGTCCACATCGGCGGCCGGCTCCAGGTGACGGACGAGGACGGGCGGATCGTCCGTCTGGAGCCGGCCGGGCGGCACCACGCGGCACGGGCCGGTCTCGACTGGCGGCTCGGCGACCCGGCCCGCCCCGCGGAGCTCGACCGGGTCGCCGAGGCGATGGCGGGGGCCCTGGTCGACGTACTGCGCGGTGCGCCCGGTTGCGAGGACGGTCTGTATCTCACGCGGCGGCTCGGGGATCCCGGCCCGCTGGACGGGGTGCTGTTCTCCGGCGGCGTGGCCGAGTACGTCTACGGGCGCGAGCAGCGCGACTTCGGCGACCTGGGCCGGCGGCTCGGGCACGCGGTGCGCCGGCGGCTCGACGCCGGGGAGCTCCCCTGGCCGCTGCTGCCGGCGGGTGAGTGCATCCGGGCCACCGCGCTCGGCGCCTCCGAGTACAGCGTCCAGCTGAGCGGCAACACCGGCTGTGTCAGCGACCCGGACGCGCTGCTGCCGCGGCGCGATCTGCCGGTGGTGCGTCCGCACTGTCCGCTGGGCGACACGGTCGACGCCCGGGCCGTGGCCGACGCGGTCCGGCAGGCCCTCGACGAACGCGGGGCCGAGGGTGATGTCGCCCTGGCCGTGGAGTGGAGCGGGCTGCCCGAGTACGGCAGGCTGCTCGCCCTCGCCACCGGCATCCGCGACGGTCTGGCCGCGCGGATCGCGGCCGGCCGGCCGGTGTACGTCGTCCTCGACGGCGATGTGGCCATGACGCTCGGCCGGCTGCTGCGCGAGGAGCTGGGCGTCACGTCCGAGGTGCTCGTCGTGGACGGGCTGAGCCTGCACGACTTCGACCACATCGACCTCGGGCGGGTGCGGCACCCCTCGCGCACCGTGCCGGTGACCATCAAGTCCCTGGTGTTCGGCACGGACGGCGCCGCCGACACCGCCGACACCGCCGACACCGCCGGCACCGCCGGCACCGATAAAGGTCCGGTAACACTTCCCACTTATGGTTAG
- a CDS encoding ethanolamine ammonia lyase-activating protein, translated as MSKDAIVDDTFAAKFATEKDSPYTRWVADEGLDIIAAHYIPDLRTVELKPWERRGGRGVFINHEATRTSNDCYVCEIPAGGALAPQRQLFEEQILVLDGQGSTRVWNDKGDAVTFEWQTGSIFAIPLNAHHQHFNGSGRKAARFVSSTNMPPVINLYGDPEFVFDTPRDFPERFDGEPDYFSPKGEQRGLLLDTNFVADSVSLPLVEAKERGAGGGHIRFTMAKGSMNSHISQFPTATYKKGHRHGPGAHVIILSGEGYSLMWPEGEEPRRYEWGPGSLIVPPNMWFHQHFNTSTEPSRYLAFKHEVVSVRNAQGVPKAWISRRIGGDQIDYADESPFVRDTFREALAKHAMTPRMDAIYASELETLPPLPGAEG; from the coding sequence ATGTCCAAGGACGCCATCGTCGACGACACGTTCGCAGCGAAGTTCGCAACCGAGAAGGACTCCCCGTACACCCGCTGGGTCGCAGACGAAGGTCTCGACATCATCGCCGCGCACTACATCCCGGATCTGCGCACCGTGGAGCTCAAGCCCTGGGAGCGCCGCGGCGGGCGCGGGGTCTTCATCAACCACGAGGCCACCCGCACCTCCAACGACTGCTACGTGTGCGAGATCCCGGCCGGCGGCGCGCTGGCCCCGCAGCGCCAGCTGTTCGAGGAGCAGATCCTGGTCCTCGACGGCCAGGGCTCGACCCGGGTGTGGAACGACAAGGGCGACGCGGTCACCTTCGAGTGGCAGACCGGCTCGATCTTCGCCATCCCGCTCAACGCGCACCACCAGCACTTCAACGGCTCCGGCCGGAAGGCCGCGCGCTTCGTGTCCTCCACGAACATGCCGCCGGTCATCAACCTCTACGGCGACCCGGAGTTCGTCTTCGACACCCCGCGCGACTTCCCGGAGCGCTTCGACGGCGAGCCCGACTACTTCTCCCCCAAGGGCGAGCAGCGCGGCCTGCTCCTCGACACCAACTTCGTGGCGGACTCGGTGAGCCTGCCGCTGGTGGAGGCCAAGGAGCGAGGCGCCGGCGGCGGCCACATCCGCTTCACCATGGCCAAGGGCTCGATGAACAGCCACATCTCGCAGTTCCCCACGGCCACGTACAAGAAGGGGCACCGGCACGGCCCGGGCGCCCACGTCATCATCCTGTCCGGCGAGGGCTACAGCCTGATGTGGCCGGAGGGCGAGGAGCCGCGCCGCTACGAGTGGGGCCCCGGCTCGCTCATCGTGCCGCCGAACATGTGGTTCCACCAGCACTTCAACACCAGCACCGAGCCGAGCCGCTATCTCGCCTTCAAGCACGAGGTCGTCTCCGTGCGCAACGCCCAGGGCGTGCCGAAGGCGTGGATCAGCCGGCGCATCGGCGGCGACCAGATCGACTACGCCGACGAGTCCCCCTTCGTGCGCGACACCTTCCGCGAGGCCCTCGCCAAGCACGCCATGACCCCGCGGATGGACGCCATCTACGCGTCGGAGCTGGAGACCCTGCCGCCGCTGCCCGGCGCCGAAGGCTGA
- a CDS encoding 2,3-diphosphoglycerate-dependent phosphoglycerate mutase, whose protein sequence is MPRPRTRTRTLPLTLVLLRHGESHGNARGTFTGWIDTPLTARGEQQAREAGHLLLGHGIRPTRAHSSNLVRAVHTCTLALAAAHCPDVTPGHTWRLNERHYGALQGLERSAVRARYGAEAYRRWRRSMDAAPPPLSAHEAAGYAGDPRYGDLDAARLPRSESLADVRARLLPYLDGVVAPELRAGHTVLVTAHSNSLRALVSHLDGLTPEETAERNIPTGMPLCYELDAQLRPLLRGGRYLDPEAARSAAKSVAEQGF, encoded by the coding sequence ATGCCCCGCCCCCGGACCCGGACCCGAACCCTCCCCCTGACCCTGGTGCTGCTGCGCCACGGCGAGAGCCACGGAAACGCCCGCGGCACCTTCACCGGCTGGATCGACACGCCCCTCACCGCGCGCGGCGAGCAACAGGCCCGCGAGGCCGGTCACTTGCTGCTCGGCCACGGGATCCGCCCCACCCGGGCGCACAGCTCGAACCTCGTCCGCGCCGTTCACACCTGCACCCTCGCCCTGGCCGCCGCGCACTGCCCGGACGTCACACCCGGCCACACCTGGCGCCTCAACGAGCGCCACTACGGGGCTCTTCAGGGCCTGGAGCGCAGCGCCGTGCGCGCCCGGTACGGAGCGGAGGCCTACCGGCGCTGGCGCCGCTCCATGGACGCCGCACCGCCCCCGCTGTCCGCTCACGAGGCGGCCGGCTACGCGGGAGACCCGCGCTACGGCGACCTCGACGCCGCGCGGCTGCCGCGCAGCGAGTCGCTCGCGGACGTGCGCGCCCGGCTGCTGCCGTACCTGGACGGGGTGGTGGCGCCGGAGCTGCGGGCCGGCCACACCGTGCTCGTCACCGCGCACAGCAACTCGCTGCGCGCCCTGGTCTCCCACCTGGACGGACTGACCCCGGAGGAGACGGCGGAACGTAATATTCCGACCGGCATGCCGCTCTGCTACGAACTGGACGCGCAGCTGCGGCCGCTGCTGCGCGGCGGCCGCTACCTGGACCCGGAGGCCGCCCGCTCGGCCGCCAAATCCGTGGCCGAGCAGGGCTTTTAA
- a CDS encoding 2Fe-2S iron-sulfur cluster-binding protein, translating to MPKVIFATSDGPQHIVDAQPGDSLMSAAVRNGVPGIVAECGGNQSCATCHVWVREEFAERVGPPGDMEDDLLDLAVSERRATSRLACQITLTQELSGLIVDVPPHES from the coding sequence TTGCCGAAGGTCATCTTCGCCACCTCCGACGGGCCCCAGCACATCGTCGACGCCCAGCCGGGCGACTCCCTGATGTCCGCCGCCGTCCGCAACGGCGTCCCGGGCATCGTCGCCGAGTGCGGCGGCAACCAGTCCTGCGCCACCTGCCACGTGTGGGTCCGCGAGGAGTTCGCCGAACGCGTCGGACCGCCCGGCGACATGGAGGACGACCTGCTCGACCTGGCGGTGTCGGAGCGGCGCGCGACCAGCCGCCTGGCCTGCCAGATCACGCTCACCCAGGAGCTGTCGGGACTGATCGTGGACGTCCCGCCGCACGAGTCCTGA
- a CDS encoding Rieske 2Fe-2S domain-containing protein: MLRKEINELLTQTGPGTPMGELFRQYWIPALLAEELSENDCPPVRVKLLSERMIAFRDSEGRYGLIDEFCAHRGASLWFGRNEEGGLRCPYHGWKYDVTGQCTEVPSEADNSSFCANVKLTSYPLVKIGDVLWTHMGDRATRPEPPEFEWVHVPAEQTYTSKRWQQCNWLQAFEGGIDSSHVTFLHSGGLKSDPLFKGAKGNEYNMNDTKPFFEVADSEGGLFVGARRNAEEGSYYWRITPWVMPSFTMVPPRGDHPVHGHWWVPIDDENCWTYSFDYHPVRALTETERQAMIDGHGVHSRTVPGTYRPVANMDNDYLIDREAQRRGETYSGVAGIAMQDASLQESMGPIVDRTKERLVPADSGIIKARQKLRKAALALRDEGVVPPGVDPEHHKVRSAAVVLPQAESFLDSCRDAVKVVPGAPQTTV, encoded by the coding sequence GTGCTCCGCAAAGAGATCAACGAACTGCTCACCCAGACCGGCCCCGGCACACCGATGGGCGAGCTGTTCCGGCAGTACTGGATCCCGGCCCTGCTGGCCGAGGAGCTGTCGGAGAACGACTGCCCGCCGGTCCGCGTCAAGCTGCTCTCCGAGCGCATGATCGCCTTCCGCGACAGCGAGGGCCGGTACGGACTGATCGACGAGTTCTGCGCCCACCGCGGAGCCTCGCTGTGGTTCGGCCGCAACGAGGAGGGCGGCCTGCGCTGCCCGTACCACGGCTGGAAGTACGACGTGACCGGCCAGTGCACCGAAGTGCCCTCCGAGGCCGACAACTCCAGCTTCTGCGCGAACGTCAAGCTCACCTCGTACCCGCTGGTCAAGATCGGCGACGTGCTGTGGACCCACATGGGCGACCGGGCCACCCGGCCCGAACCGCCCGAGTTCGAGTGGGTCCACGTGCCGGCCGAGCAGACCTACACCTCCAAGCGCTGGCAGCAGTGCAACTGGCTGCAGGCCTTCGAGGGCGGCATCGACTCCAGCCACGTGACCTTCCTGCACTCCGGCGGCCTCAAGAGCGACCCGCTGTTCAAGGGCGCGAAGGGCAACGAGTACAACATGAACGACACCAAGCCCTTCTTCGAGGTCGCCGACTCCGAGGGCGGCCTCTTCGTGGGCGCCCGGCGCAACGCCGAGGAGGGCAGCTACTACTGGCGCATCACCCCCTGGGTGATGCCGTCCTTCACCATGGTGCCGCCGCGCGGCGACCACCCCGTGCACGGCCACTGGTGGGTGCCGATCGACGACGAGAACTGCTGGACCTACTCCTTCGACTACCACCCGGTCCGCGCGCTCACCGAGACCGAGCGGCAGGCGATGATCGACGGCCACGGCGTCCACAGCAGGACCGTCCCCGGCACCTACCGGCCGGTCGCCAACATGGACAACGACTATCTGATCGACCGCGAGGCGCAGCGGCGCGGCGAGACCTACTCCGGCGTCGCCGGCATCGCCATGCAGGACGCCTCGCTGCAGGAGTCGATGGGACCGATCGTCGACCGTACCAAGGAACGCCTGGTGCCCGCCGACAGCGGCATCATCAAGGCCCGCCAGAAGCTGCGGAAGGCCGCCCTCGCCCTGCGCGACGAGGGCGTCGTCCCGCCCGGCGTCGACCCCGAGCACCACAAGGTCCGCTCGGCCGCGGTCGTCCTGCCGCAGGCGGAGTCCTTCCTGGACTCCTGCCGGGACGCGGTCAAGGTCGTGCCGGGCGCCCCGCAGACCACGGTCTGA
- a CDS encoding 3-methyl-2-oxobutanoate hydroxymethyltransferase: protein MTPATPHLSESARAASAHESRFRIDAPINPARTARIVALDARAAAVARRLAARTWAGARFYTAVSTETLHRLDGTPVPLDGVIARTDVVVVLATEDRGHRVAAAIGGICRRRGITTAGVVLGEGYEAGDAVAALRPYARVLLRSADEGDVVELLTALRV, encoded by the coding sequence ATGACCCCGGCCACCCCGCACCTGAGCGAGAGCGCCCGGGCCGCCTCGGCCCACGAGTCCCGCTTCCGCATCGACGCACCCATCAACCCCGCCCGGACCGCCCGGATCGTCGCCCTCGACGCCCGCGCGGCCGCGGTGGCCAGGCGGCTCGCCGCCCGCACCTGGGCCGGCGCCCGCTTCTACACCGCCGTCAGCACCGAGACCCTGCACCGGCTCGACGGCACGCCCGTCCCGCTGGACGGGGTGATCGCCCGCACCGATGTGGTGGTCGTCCTCGCCACCGAGGACCGCGGCCACCGGGTGGCCGCCGCCATCGGCGGCATCTGCCGGCGGCGCGGCATCACCACGGCCGGCGTGGTGCTCGGCGAGGGATACGAGGCCGGTGACGCGGTCGCCGCGCTGCGGCCGTACGCCCGGGTGCTACTGCGCTCCGCGGACGAGGGCGATGTCGTCGAACTGCTCACCGCGCTCCGGGTCTAG
- a CDS encoding 3-methyl-2-oxobutanoate hydroxymethyltransferase: protein MTDKATDKPTDKPTDKVTLNALRRMKDEKRKIVGVVAWDYPMARIADRAGADLISVGDTVGVNLWGHTNPLEITLDEMLVVTKAVRRGTRRALLSADFPYGPLQEGGAAAVRAAIRFAKEAGVDLVKLDGAADFPEAVEAVTRAGVPVFAQFGITPQTALRYGVEYRGVPSAAEQVPEEMLEAMVAEAKRLEEAGAVLLNFTNSGPVVGAAVAAAVSVPVVGGFGGGPWLDGRMRMANAAIGYSAKALDDPPETYAQVARTALDALTAYAEDVRAARQIPGGIPVPPAGPADPADPAETAEPVSPADQEG, encoded by the coding sequence GTGACGGACAAGGCGACGGACAAGCCGACGGACAAGCCGACGGACAAGGTGACGCTGAACGCGCTGCGCCGCATGAAGGACGAGAAGCGCAAGATCGTCGGAGTGGTGGCCTGGGACTACCCGATGGCCCGCATCGCCGACCGGGCCGGGGCCGACCTGATCTCGGTCGGCGACACCGTCGGGGTGAACCTGTGGGGGCACACCAACCCCCTGGAGATCACCCTGGACGAGATGCTGGTGGTCACCAAGGCGGTACGGCGCGGCACCCGGCGCGCCCTGCTGAGCGCCGACTTCCCCTACGGGCCGCTCCAGGAGGGCGGGGCGGCCGCCGTACGGGCGGCGATCCGCTTCGCCAAGGAGGCCGGCGTCGACCTGGTCAAACTGGACGGCGCCGCCGACTTCCCGGAGGCGGTCGAGGCCGTCACCCGGGCCGGCGTCCCGGTGTTCGCCCAGTTCGGCATCACCCCGCAGACCGCCCTGCGCTACGGAGTGGAGTACCGCGGGGTCCCCTCGGCCGCCGAGCAGGTGCCGGAGGAGATGCTGGAGGCGATGGTCGCCGAGGCCAAGCGTCTGGAGGAGGCCGGTGCCGTCCTCCTGAACTTCACCAACTCCGGGCCCGTGGTGGGCGCCGCCGTGGCCGCCGCCGTCTCCGTGCCGGTGGTGGGCGGCTTCGGCGGCGGCCCCTGGCTGGACGGCCGGATGCGCATGGCGAACGCCGCGATCGGCTACTCCGCCAAGGCCCTGGACGACCCGCCGGAGACGTACGCCCAGGTCGCCCGTACCGCCCTCGACGCGCTCACCGCGTACGCCGAGGACGTGCGCGCGGCCCGGCAGATCCCCGGCGGCATTCCGGTGCCCCCCGCCGGGCCCGCAGACCCCGCAGACCCCGCCGAGACCGCCGAGCCCGTCTCGCCCGCGGACCAGGAGGGCTGA
- a CDS encoding alpha/beta fold hydrolase produces MPTALIDGITTRYETTGDGPPLLMFSPGGFDSSLEAWHTTGVYRRLGLLARLAEHYTCITFDRRESGRSGGRLERLSWEGYVRQGLGLLDHLGIDRTYLIGGCVGCSTAAALAVARPERVAGMVLYSPAGGVHYRRKQHQRFDAHLAHAAEHGLRGVVELARSTGDGFSKDPRVGPWAHVLRHDERFAKEYAACDPERYRTLVTGSARLLFDRDTVPGAEPEDLLTLRVPALIVPGEDTSHAPSAARYLQECLPVNEYWDAPVAEQTDTTAPERILSFLAGASGA; encoded by the coding sequence GTGCCCACCGCCCTCATCGACGGGATCACCACCCGCTACGAGACCACCGGGGACGGGCCGCCGCTCCTGATGTTCTCGCCCGGCGGCTTCGACTCCAGCCTGGAGGCCTGGCACACCACCGGCGTCTACCGCCGGCTCGGCCTGCTCGCCCGCCTGGCGGAGCACTACACCTGCATCACCTTCGACCGGCGCGAGTCCGGCCGCTCCGGCGGCCGGCTGGAACGCCTGTCCTGGGAGGGGTACGTACGCCAGGGCCTCGGCCTGCTCGACCACCTGGGCATCGACCGGACCTACCTGATCGGCGGCTGCGTCGGCTGCTCCACCGCCGCCGCGCTCGCCGTCGCCCGGCCCGAACGGGTCGCGGGCATGGTCCTCTACTCGCCGGCCGGCGGTGTGCACTACCGGCGCAAGCAGCACCAGCGCTTCGACGCCCACCTCGCCCACGCGGCCGAGCACGGGCTGCGGGGCGTGGTGGAGCTCGCGCGGTCCACCGGGGACGGCTTCTCCAAGGACCCGCGGGTCGGGCCCTGGGCCCATGTGCTGCGCCACGACGAGAGGTTCGCGAAGGAGTACGCCGCCTGCGATCCGGAGCGGTACCGCACCCTGGTGACCGGCAGCGCCCGGCTGCTCTTCGACCGGGACACCGTGCCGGGCGCGGAGCCGGAGGACCTGCTCACCCTGCGCGTGCCGGCCCTGATCGTGCCGGGCGAGGACACCTCCCACGCGCCCTCGGCGGCGCGCTATCTGCAGGAGTGCCTGCCGGTCAACGAGTACTGGGACGCGCCGGTCGCCGAGCAGACGGACACGACCGCCCCGGAGCGGATCCTGTCCTTCCTCGCGGGGGCCTCCGGGGCGTGA
- a CDS encoding RpiB/LacA/LacB family sugar-phosphate isomerase, producing the protein MRIAIAGDHNGFRLKGRLVARLTAAGHTVADLGSHTPDEVDYPELCVRVCARVTGGTADRGIVLGGSGLGETIACNKLPGIRAGLCPDLWFTRISRGNNDSNVLVLPAKVLEAEEAEQIVETWLTTPFKGGVHRRRVDQIAALEQQG; encoded by the coding sequence ATGCGTATCGCCATCGCCGGTGACCACAACGGCTTCCGGCTCAAGGGCCGGCTCGTCGCCCGGCTCACCGCGGCCGGCCACACGGTGGCGGACCTGGGCAGCCACACGCCCGACGAGGTCGACTACCCGGAGCTGTGCGTACGGGTCTGTGCCCGGGTGACCGGGGGCACGGCCGACCGGGGCATCGTGCTCGGGGGCAGCGGCCTGGGCGAGACCATCGCCTGCAACAAGCTGCCGGGCATCCGCGCCGGGCTCTGCCCCGATCTGTGGTTCACCCGGATCTCGCGCGGCAACAACGACTCCAACGTACTGGTCCTGCCCGCCAAGGTCCTTGAGGCCGAGGAGGCCGAGCAGATCGTGGAGACCTGGCTGACGACGCCGTTCAAGGGCGGCGTCCACCGGCGCCGGGTGGACCAGATCGCCGCCCTGGAGCAGCAGGGCTGA